In Candidatus Defluviilinea proxima, a single genomic region encodes these proteins:
- a CDS encoding PaaI family thioesterase, translated as MTQKAFQDYYPDSLSHCYGCGNLNEHGHQIKSYWDGDESTCHFMPKPYHISVPGYVYGGLLASLIDCHGTGTAAAVAYKAAKEQDPNSEPNTRFLTASLHVDYLKPTPLGVELEVRGKVKEHKGRKVVIEEWIVANGIVTVRGEVVAVQVPASMVDELLKGEF; from the coding sequence ATGACTCAGAAAGCCTTTCAGGATTATTACCCCGACTCTCTTTCTCACTGCTACGGATGTGGCAATCTTAATGAGCATGGACACCAAATCAAATCGTATTGGGACGGTGACGAATCGACCTGTCACTTCATGCCAAAGCCTTATCACATCTCTGTGCCGGGATATGTCTATGGTGGGTTGCTTGCCTCGCTGATTGATTGTCATGGCACAGGTACAGCCGCCGCAGTGGCTTATAAAGCCGCCAAAGAACAAGACCCGAACTCTGAACCCAATACTCGCTTTCTAACCGCCTCTTTGCATGTGGATTATCTCAAGCCCACACCGCTCGGCGTTGAGTTGGAAGTACGTGGCAAAGTAAAGGAACATAAAGGGCGCAAGGTTGTCATCGAAGAATGGATTGTTGCGAATGGCATCGTTACCGTGCGTGGGGAGGTGGTCGCTGTGCAGGTCCCTGCGTCCATGGTGGATGAGTTGCTCAAAGGCGAATTTTAA
- a CDS encoding ROK family protein, with protein sequence MNKVIYIGTDGGATTSKVGGVWRDGSTISTKLLQASTNSASGPEAVVRSWVEAIDNYLAMNSLKWDQVGGVGLAVPGPFQRYGVFDHSANLPDSFTGFDVHTAYSNALSERAGRAIPLTVGNDGDMGGVAEAQHARGNNKGTVVLLAPGSGLGCAYIDENGFALSGDTLAGMEAGHMPALLHLLDAKPYTCGCGRTWGCIEMYTCLAGLPNLLADKLEKYPEHELAKSSLSMKERAFSLRGLAQKGDPLAVEIFDFQAKAMGLHVANLAMPLDPKFVVIGGGLMDPEATTTAFRERYLSIVRSTAREYLWPFQRDVITIVPAALGDLSQAIGAALSALYRDRA encoded by the coding sequence ATGAACAAAGTGATTTATATCGGCACGGACGGCGGCGCAACCACTTCCAAGGTGGGCGGGGTCTGGAGAGACGGTTCAACCATCTCGACAAAACTATTGCAAGCATCCACCAATTCAGCGAGCGGTCCCGAAGCAGTTGTCCGCAGTTGGGTGGAAGCGATCGATAACTACCTCGCTATGAATTCTCTCAAATGGGATCAAGTCGGCGGGGTAGGGCTGGCTGTCCCAGGTCCATTTCAACGATATGGTGTTTTCGATCACTCAGCCAACCTGCCGGATAGTTTTACTGGCTTTGATGTACATACTGCCTATAGCAATGCCTTATCTGAACGTGCCGGACGTGCCATTCCATTGACTGTTGGCAACGATGGCGATATGGGCGGTGTAGCGGAAGCGCAACATGCGCGCGGCAACAACAAAGGGACAGTTGTGTTGCTGGCCCCCGGCTCTGGTCTAGGCTGTGCCTATATTGACGAAAATGGATTTGCGCTAAGTGGTGATACGCTGGCTGGCATGGAAGCTGGTCACATGCCTGCTCTCTTGCATTTGTTGGATGCCAAACCTTATACATGTGGTTGTGGACGTACCTGGGGTTGTATCGAAATGTATACTTGTCTTGCGGGGCTTCCTAATTTGCTCGCTGATAAATTGGAAAAATACCCTGAGCATGAACTGGCAAAATCCTCGCTCAGCATGAAGGAACGTGCCTTCTCGTTGCGCGGACTTGCGCAAAAGGGCGACCCGCTTGCTGTTGAGATATTTGATTTCCAAGCCAAAGCCATGGGCTTACATGTTGCCAATTTAGCCATGCCCCTTGATCCCAAGTTTGTAGTTATCGGTGGTGGCCTGATGGATCCCGAAGCGACCACCACTGCTTTCCGTGAACGTTACTTGAGTATCGTGCGTTCTACTGCACGTGAATATCTGTGGCCCTTCCAACGTGATGTCATTACTATTGTTCCTGCGGCATTAGGTGACCTTTCACAAGCCATCGGCGCGGCGTTATCTGCTTTGTATAGGGATAGAGCGTAA